The Candidatus Bathyarchaeota archaeon genomic interval CGTATTATTGATAATTACTTTAGAGAGGGATTCAGTTATTCTTGCAGAATCCAACAGGCTGCGATGATCATTTTGATTTCACGACCATATCCTTAAATAATTCTTGGATGTTCGGTTTAGTCTGCATCGGGGGAGCTGGGTAGACCCGGCTGAGAGGATGGTTCAGCCATCGACCCCTAAGAAACCTGATCCGGATAATGCCGGCGGAGGGATGATGCGTCGACCATTCTTCACGCCAGTCTACAGTCAGCATAAGCCCTCAGCAGGTAGAAATGAGTAAAAGATGAAGCTGAGAATTCCGAGGATCCATGCTCAATCATTGGGCCAGGTGCATTTAACGATGTTGAGTTACAAGAGGTTGACAGATATTGCCTAGGGTGGATGTTTGGAAGCCATCGCAGAAGGTCGCGGCCACAGCGGTTCTGGCAGCCACAGCCATAATTCTCTCACCCATATCCTTCCCAATAGGTCCAACAAAGGTCTACCCTGCCCAACATATGATAAACGGGATTGGTGGTGTCCTGCTCGGTCCATGGTACGCCATGTTCATAGCCTTGATAGCGGCGATTGTGCGGAACGCCTTAGGTACAGGAACAGTATTCGCCTTCCCAGGCGGGATCCCAGGGGCTTTCCTCGTCGGGTTTATACACCGTTACATATGGAGGAGAGACTACGCAGCTTTGACCGAACCTTTGGGAACTGCTTTCGGAGCAGTTATGAGCGCCACGCTAGTTGGACCCTTAGCACTCCAGTCAGGTTGGATAAGATCTATGCTCACACCAGAAGCCTTTCTTATGGCATTTCTCATAAGCAGTGTACCAGGCTCCATCATAGGATTCGTGATACTCATAGCATTGCGGAAGGGCAGAGTCCAATAGAGGAGATGATCAAAAGCCAATATGCTGGATGGAAAGATAGGCCAGGTTGCTGAGACAATCCATGAACCATCCGTCGAAGATAGATCCAGCCCAACACTCATATCTTGAACTGGCCCATAGGAAGACCCTTATACTCGGTGAGATCTCGACAGGTAAGACATCTCTGACAGCAAGATTTCTCAAAGAGGCTTTGCAGACTGAGAACCCTAAAGATATAACTGTCATAGATATGGCTCCTGAGAGAACAATCCATAGAGGGAAGCCCATCGGTGGCAAAATAGTAGACACCGTCAAATTACCATCCGCAGTGAGGGTTCTCCAACCATCCGGAATATATCCTCCAAGACATTCAGCCAAGAGTAAGGAAGAACTTTTGAAGATTGTGGAGGAGAATCGGAGGGCGATCGAGGAAATATTGGACATATACCTTGATCGGCCGACACCGATCTTGTTCATCAACGACCTCTCGATCTACCTCCAGTCTGGAAGGTGGATGAAAATATTGGAGGCGATGAATAGGTCCGACACATTCATCGCCAATGCGTATTACGGTGAAGCCCTAAAGGAAGACTTGGGGACAGGAATATCAGAAGTCGAAAAGAGACTTGTCAAGAAACTCTCAGATAGAGTAGATTTCATAATAAAGATTTGAGGTCGAGCAGCAATCCACCGAACCCTCAACATCGACTATAGACGCTGCCACAATAACCTTCTGACAAAATCATCCTGCTAACTCATCAGATAATATAAACACATTATTATATTATTAAGAATAACTATTTTATTAAATTAAGCTTGGAGGCTGGTCAATGTATGAGTTTGAGGTAGTAGTATTATTGGCAACGATATTCATCGTAATATATTTTATAGGTAGCCTCAGAAACCGCAGCCTCCTAGTAAAATACTCACGCATATTCAAGAGGAGGATCCAGCCTGTAAGTGAATTCACAGGTTTCAGGCCATTCGGCAACAGTGGTTTCAGGGCCCAGAGTAGAATTAGAGGTGAATCTAAATTATCGAGGCTTGAGATAGCGGTTTCACTGGTAGATAGGGAGAATGCAATGCATTATCCGCTCAGCCTAATAACGAAAGAGTCTGACATGGTGACTATTTGGGCCTTCACAGGCTCAAAGCCGCTGCTCAATCTGGAGATACGTTCAAAGAGGATGGTTACCCGCCATAGAAGGCCTTCAGGAATAGTCTTGGAGACTATTAGAACGTACCGAGAAGAGTTAGAAAAATATTTCATCATAGCCTCCTCAAATGAAGTTATTGCGAAGAAGATTCTTCGAGACGATGAAATCTCAAGCAGCCTCTTACGTGTGAAAGATTTCCTCAACTACTTCATAGTAGACATGGAGGAGTCCCGCATCCTCCTATCAGGTAAACTCTCTGAGAAATCTCTTGAATCTCTCATAGACTTCGTCATAGCCTCTGGAGAAAAACTTCCCGTAAAATCAGAATCAAGTCATTCAGCATACCTTTAACAGAGAATCTTTCTAAGCAACAGATATCTGCAAGAACATTTCCATCCACACTTATTCCACTCCAATCTTAAGCCTTAAATAATTCTTGGATGTTCGGTTTAGTCTGCATCGGGGGAGCTGGGTAGACCCGGCTGAGAGGATGGTTCAGCCATCGACCCCTAAGAAACCTGATCCGGATAATGCCGGCGGAGGGATGATGCGTCGACCATTCTTCACGCCAGTCTACAGTCAGCATAAGCCCTCAGCAGGTAGAAATGAGTAAAAGATGAAGCTGAGAATTCCGAAGGTCCGTGCCCCACCCGAATGGGGAATAGAGCCTGTAAAACAGGATTATAGATATTTAGGCTTCATAGACTATTTCGTATTGTGGTCGAGTCTCGGGGTTGGGCTACTGGTCCTCCTGGCAGGTTCCCTGCTCGTTCCAGCTTTGAGTCTCTATGAGGCTATTCTGGTAATAGTTTTAGGCACTGCCATAGGGAACTTGCCTCTGATCCTGGCTGGATGGGTTGGAAGCGAATATGCGATCCCAACAATGGTGACTGTCAGACCATCCTTCGGGATAAGAGGGTCATACATAGCAACATTTCTGAACCTGATTCAGCTTGTAGGCTGGACTGCCTTCGAGGTAATCATAATGGCAAAGGCAGCCGATACCATAAGTCTATCAATAGCAGGCTACTCAAATATTACTCTATGGATAGTTGTTTTCACCATGTTCTGTGTAGCCTTGGCTCTCGGCGGACCCCTAATAGTTGTTAGGGTTTGGCTTGAGAAGTTCGCCATATGGCTCGTCTATGGAACATCTGTCTGGGTTGCCTACCATATCCTCTCACAGAGGAGCCTGGGTGAAATCTTAGCGGCGGAGCCTCAGGGAGGCTTACCGTTCCTCCTCGCGATGGACCTCGTTATAGCCATGCCTATATCCTGGATGCCCCTCGCCGCAGACTACATGAGGTTCTCCAGAGACTCAAAAGCCGCCGCTGCCGGAACATACACAGGCTACCTTATAGCAAACACCCTATTCTATTTTCTGGGAACCCTATTCGTTCTTGGTGCAGGCGTCTCAGACCCTGTGCAGGCCATAGCGACAGTCGCCTTCGGCATCCCAGCCCTACTCTTCATCCTGGTGGATGAGACTGATAACGGCTTCGCAGACATATATTCAGCCGCAGTCTCGCTACAAAACATTCTTCCCAAATACTCACAGAAAATACTCATAATCATGATTGGCCTTGCAGGAATGTTCACAGCCATCCTCTTACCGATTGAAGAGTATGAGTCTTTTCTCCTCTTAATAGGCTCACTATTCATACCTCTATTCGGGGTTGCTGTCACCGACTATTTCATCGTGAAGAAGAGGGAGTATAGGATTGATGAGCTTTACAAGCCTTCAGGAATATACTGGTATAGAGGAGGGGTCAATATTAAAGCGGTCGCTGCATGGATGATAGGCGTCTTATGTTACCATTACATAGTCACCTATATGTCTTGGCTCGGCGCATCGATCCCAAGCCTAGCAGTCGCCGCAGCCATATACTGGCTGAGTATGCTGGTGGGAAAGTGAAGGTTCTCTCCAATCGATTTCCGATCGGTCGAATAACCCCGAAGGCCTTGACGATAGCTGGAGTTGACTCTGGGGGAGGGGCTGGAATAGCTGCGGACCTCAAGACCTTTGCCGCGTTGGGGGTTCACGGAATGTGTGCCGTAACATCAGTCACAGCACAGAACACCCAAACAGTAAACGCCATACACGACCTCCCTGCGACAATGGTGAAGGCCCAGATAGAGGCTGTGATCGAGGATATAGGTGTCGACGCCGCAAAGACCGGGATGCTCCATACACCAGAGATCATAGAGGCTGTGGCGGACGAGATTGGAAAGTATGGGTTTCCAACAGTTGTAGATCCTGTGATGGTGGCGAAGAGCGGAGCGACCTTACTAGAACCCGCCGCAGTAGAGACAATCAAGAATAAGCTGCTGCCCCTGGCCAAGGTTGTGACTCCGAACATACCTGAAGCAGAAGTTCTCTCAGACCTAAAGATAAAATCTCTACGAGAAGCCGCTGATGCAGCCATGAAGATTTCAAGATATGGACCAGCAGCCGTTGTGATCAAGGGAGGCCACCTCCAAGACGATGTCTCAGTTGACCTGTTATACATGGATGGAGAGCTGAGAAAGTTCGAGGCTGATAGAGTTAACACCGATACAACGCATGGAACAGGATGCAGCTTCTCGGCCGCGATAACCGCTGAATTAGCCAAGGGTAAAGATATCCCTGAAGCAGTTGAATCTGCGAAGAGACTCATCACAGACGCTGTAAGGTTCGGCCTAAAGATCGGTGGGGGCCATGGCCCCGTCAACCCCATGGCCAGCATATACAGGGATGCTGAGAGATTCTGGGTGATAGAGAATATTTCAGAGGCCATAGAGAGACTTGAGGCTGACCCAGACTTCCCTACGCTCATACCTGAATCACAAACTAATCTGGCGATGGCTTTAACATTTGCAAGAGGGTTTGAAGACATAGCAGCTATTCCAGGCCGAATAGTAAACTTAGGTGGAAAGGCACATGCCTCAGCACCACCCAGATTCGGAGCGTCAAGACATGTCGCAGCCACCCTGCTGACAGCCAGAAAACATAACCCTTCAGTCAGAGCTGCGATGAACATCAAATTCTCAGAGGAGATACTCAAGATATGTGAGAAGCTTGGGCTGTCCACCTCATTCTACGACAGGGCTAGAGAACCCCCTGAGATAAAACTTGTGGAGGGGCGATCAACATCTTGGGGGACTGAGGAGGCTATAAAAGCAGCAGGGAAGGTCCCAGATATAATATATCATAGGGGGGATTGGGGGAAGGAGCCTATGGCTACCATACTCGCCGGAACAGCTGTTGAGGCTGCAAAGATAGCATTAAATTTGGCTGCGGAATATGCGAAGGCAATTTCAAAAAAGAGTTGAATCAAGCATTGCATGCAATCGTTAACTGCCCTCCAGCCTCTCAACCGTTATCGTGCAGTCAGTGATCAAGGCAGCAACTGCTCCGACAGCCGCCAATACAGGTGCAACCACAGCTCCGACGAGAGCGATGGTCAAAGGTATCTCCAGCAGAGGCTTACCCTTATGTTTGATCACAATCCTGCGAACATTACCCTCATGGATAAGTTCCTTGACCTTATCCAGAAGTTGGCTGCCTGAAATCTCAAACTCCTCATGCCTAACACCAGGCTTATCCATTAAAATCTTCAACCCGCAACGCCAACAGTAAATAGACCCATCTGGGAGGGCTGCACCACACCTTGAACAGAAAGCCACTGTGAATCACCTACAATTAATAAGAGCCAACTCCAAATAAGTCTTCTCTAGAAGAAAATATAAACTGGTTGCCATCGAAAAATCGAGGCGAGACCGACAAAATTCGCTCGAAGAACATGTAAAATATGAGTTGACAGGGCACAGGTTCAAAAATATATTTGGAGGCGAGTCGGGGGCGAATCAACTTGATAGGATTATGTTGGAGGATAAGAAATGAGGGATGTAAATGTTGAGTTTGACTTGAAGGTTAAAGAGATGTTTGATACTTTCATACGTCGAGACCCTGTCCTAGCGACATCTTTAGGGATACATGCCTACGACCATCTCTTGCCTGATGGAAGCCTCAAATCCAAACTTGAAGACATAGAAATTATGAAAGGCTTTCTGAAGGACTTTGAGGAACTCAACAGTCCAATGCTCACTCAGGACAGAAGGTTTGATAGAGACTTAGCTGTAGATTCCTTGAGACTCTCCATTTTATTCGATGAGGAGCTGAGATTTTGGAGCAGATCACCAGAAGCTCCACATACACTGGGAACGGCTCTATTCCTTTTGTTGAGTAGGGATTTCGCGCCTTTAAACAGGCGCATAGAATATTTGAAGGGCAGAATCGAGTCGACACCCAAATTTCTTAGGGACTCCATGGAGAGGGTGAAGGATCCTGTAGAGATCCTGGTGAGGCTGGCAGTTCATGCTACAGATGGGCTTCCGAACCTACTGAACGAGATAATAGAAACGGCGAGAAAGGTCAAATTTGAATGGATGGGCGAGTTGACTGAGGCAGCCAGCCGAGCATCAATATCAGTTAAGGAGTATAGGGATTGGCTGATTGAGGATGTGACTCCAAGATCTAGGGAGGACTTCGCAATAGGCAAGGTTAATATCGACAGGATTCTGGAGTTGAGGGGTCTGGGCTTGACCTCTGATGAACTTCTCCTCTTCGCATACTCCGCGTTGGAGAGGGAGAAGGCTAAGCTTATGGAGACCGCTGAAAGGATCAAGCCTGGAGCCACGATTGAAGAAGTTAGGCGAATAGTCAAGGCAAACCATCCAAAGACTTTCGACGAATTGATCCAAGCCTATAGGAGAACTATTCAAGAGGCTAAGAGTTTCATCGCTAAATCTGGAGCTTTCACGCTACCTGAGAATGAAGATGTTATCGTCGATGAGACACCTGTCTTCATGAGGAGTCTGGTAAGTACAGCCGCAATATTCCAGCCTGCAAAGTTCGATGAGAAGCAGGTGAGCATATACTTGATAACCCCACATCGAGACGAGAGTTTTCTGCAAGAGCACAATTACCATTCGATCCCCAACACAACTGTTCATGAGACATATCCAGGCCATCATATGCAGGGATGCTGCGCCAACATGAACCCCTCACTCATAAGGCTCCTAACACCTTTCCCAGTCGAGTTCATTGAGGGTTGGGCCCACTATTGTGAGGAATATATGAAGGAGCTTGGATTCGACGACACACCCGAATCTATGTTCGAACAGGTCGAAGATATGGTATGGAGGGTTACAAGGATCATCCTAGACATCAAATTGGCTAGAGGAGAGATCACATTCGATGAGGCCGTAAACTACCTCATAGAGCAGACAGGTATGGATCGTCAAGTAGCCACTATTGAGGTGAATGAGTATGTTGAGAAGCCAACCTACTTCCTAAGCTACTACCTGGGAAAACATATGATATTGAAGTTGAAGAAGGATTTGAAGGAGATGCCTGGTGGAGGTTTCGACGAGAGGAGATTCCATGACATCCTACTCTACTCGGGAAACCTACCTATGAAGTACGTTAGACGCATGGTGATGGAGAATCTCAATGTCTATCTTGGAGGAAGCATCCTCTGAATGAATCTAAACGCTGAACTTGCCGTAACATCATATATGTGGAAGAGGGGAGACTACCTTTCGCAGGTTAGCCCTCACAACTTCAATCCAGACTTCTCTAAGACCCTGAGTAAGTAGTATGAGACCGCTGTGGCTAGAACAAGTTGCAAGAACATATACATCGGTAAGGCTAAGTAGTATGCGGCTGCTGGCAGACCCAAGACGGTGACGACGACAAAGTATACTGCTGGAATATCGAGTAGGGCCAATACCAAACTCATGATTAAAAGGCGTATCGGGATCGACGTATTGGGCCTGAGCTTAGAGACTGCGATAGAGGTGAAGCCTGCGGCAAAGGCGAATAAAGCGTTTACAGAAGGCCAGAGCCACGATAAGGGATTCGCGACGGTCAACAGACCTATCAGAGCTTGGGCCTCAGTTGTGATAAGGGCTCCGAGTGGGCCGTACAGATATGCTGAGAGGAGAAGCCATGAGTAAGTGTTTGTGTACCCTAATGGAGTTGCGTTTCCACCTGTGAAGGCGGCGTCAATTCTCTCCAATATAGAGGCCAATACCCCAGCAGAGACACCGAAAACCGTCGATGTTAGAACGTCCCTTATTCCAAGTTTCAGTTTCGGCCGACTCTTCAAACTCATTCACCAATTTATGGGTTATTACCTATTTATGCGTAATAAATTGAATAAGAATAAAAAGATTTGGGAAACTACAGCAGTACAGACAGTGCAAAAATCAGAGAACTTTCTAAGAGACAATGGTATATCTACAAGATTTATCTTGCGATACAATTGGGCCTGCGGAGTTGGGGAAAATAATTTCTTGAAGTACAACGCTTCATCAATAGAATTGGAAAGTGAGAGTTGCAGATAGTTGGATCCCATGGTCATTCTAGGAGCGGCCCCTCTACTCTTAATCTCAGCATTCCACATATTCTTAGTGTGGAACGTCAAAAAACCGGTCAGGTCAACGAGATTTTTACCAAAGGTTACTGTGATGGCTTATGCTTGGCAGTCTGGAAACGTTATTCAGAGAAAGATTGAGAATTTTCTAAACCAAGATTATCCTAAGGATAGGTTTGAAATTGTCATCTATGATAATCAGTCGACCGATGAGACCCCCCTAATATGTCGCAAGTATGAAGAGGCTGGGCTCATCAAGTATTACAGGCCTGATGTTCCATACGATAGGAAAGCCCCTGTTTTGGATGAGGCAATAGGAAATGTGGCGACGGGGGATTTCATCGCCTTAACAGACCCAGACGGCGTATGTGAAAGAGAATGGGTGAAAAAGATTGTTCAACCGTTTATAGATCCAAGAGTCGGGGCGGTCTCAGGTATAACTCACTGTGGAAACTGGCATAAAAACCTCTTCACCAAGTTGAGGGCAATAGAGGATGAGTGGTGGAACAACATATCATACACTGCGAGGAACGGGAAAATTAAGTTGACGAGGTTCCAGCCACTCTGCGGATGCAACTACGCCCTCAGGAGAAGTGCTTGGGAGGATATTGGCCGAAGCCATGGGGAGGGCCTACTCGAAG includes:
- a CDS encoding DUF885 domain-containing protein codes for the protein MRDVNVEFDLKVKEMFDTFIRRDPVLATSLGIHAYDHLLPDGSLKSKLEDIEIMKGFLKDFEELNSPMLTQDRRFDRDLAVDSLRLSILFDEELRFWSRSPEAPHTLGTALFLLLSRDFAPLNRRIEYLKGRIESTPKFLRDSMERVKDPVEILVRLAVHATDGLPNLLNEIIETARKVKFEWMGELTEAASRASISVKEYRDWLIEDVTPRSREDFAIGKVNIDRILELRGLGLTSDELLLFAYSALEREKAKLMETAERIKPGATIEEVRRIVKANHPKTFDELIQAYRRTIQEAKSFIAKSGAFTLPENEDVIVDETPVFMRSLVSTAAIFQPAKFDEKQVSIYLITPHRDESFLQEHNYHSIPNTTVHETYPGHHMQGCCANMNPSLIRLLTPFPVEFIEGWAHYCEEYMKELGFDDTPESMFEQVEDMVWRVTRIILDIKLARGEITFDEAVNYLIEQTGMDRQVATIEVNEYVEKPTYFLSYYLGKHMILKLKKDLKEMPGGGFDERRFHDILLYSGNLPMKYVRRMVMENLNVYLGGSIL
- a CDS encoding glycosyltransferase family 2 protein — encoded protein: MDPMVILGAAPLLLISAFHIFLVWNVKKPVRSTRFLPKVTVMAYAWQSGNVIQRKIENFLNQDYPKDRFEIVIYDNQSTDETPLICRKYEEAGLIKYYRPDVPYDRKAPVLDEAIGNVATGDFIALTDPDGVCEREWVKKIVQPFIDPRVGAVSGITHCGNWHKNLFTKLRAIEDEWWNNISYTARNGKIKLTRFQPLCGCNYALRRSAWEDIGRSHGEGLLEDLELSIKLHSRGWLVEVADAHVWQEEVEDIGQYVRQRRRWYSFKSMKVLGKGKRLERIIGGLPQGIQMTGIVSLIFFAIILLRNILSSRMDYSEIYFATSPFIIHNIALTAGLARVGRSRLIPYVPIFTTFDALLQLACFLDVRLRWRTEQKWVMLGLGKYYHSGTEIRTD
- the thiW gene encoding energy coupling factor transporter S component ThiW produces the protein MDVWKPSQKVAATAVLAATAIILSPISFPIGPTKVYPAQHMINGIGGVLLGPWYAMFIALIAAIVRNALGTGTVFAFPGGIPGAFLVGFIHRYIWRRDYAALTEPLGTAFGAVMSATLVGPLALQSGWIRSMLTPEAFLMAFLISSVPGSIIGFVILIALRKGRVQ
- a CDS encoding DUF4342 domain-containing protein, whose amino-acid sequence is MDKPGVRHEEFEISGSQLLDKVKELIHEGNVRRIVIKHKGKPLLEIPLTIALVGAVVAPVLAAVGAVAALITDCTITVERLEGS
- the cytX gene encoding putative hydroxymethylpyrimidine transporter CytX, whose product is MKLRIPKVRAPPEWGIEPVKQDYRYLGFIDYFVLWSSLGVGLLVLLAGSLLVPALSLYEAILVIVLGTAIGNLPLILAGWVGSEYAIPTMVTVRPSFGIRGSYIATFLNLIQLVGWTAFEVIIMAKAADTISLSIAGYSNITLWIVVFTMFCVALALGGPLIVVRVWLEKFAIWLVYGTSVWVAYHILSQRSLGEILAAEPQGGLPFLLAMDLVIAMPISWMPLAADYMRFSRDSKAAAAGTYTGYLIANTLFYFLGTLFVLGAGVSDPVQAIATVAFGIPALLFILVDETDNGFADIYSAAVSLQNILPKYSQKILIIMIGLAGMFTAILLPIEEYESFLLLIGSLFIPLFGVAVTDYFIVKKREYRIDELYKPSGIYWYRGGVNIKAVAAWMIGVLCYHYIVTYMSWLGASIPSLAVAAAIYWLSMLVGK
- a CDS encoding bifunctional hydroxymethylpyrimidine kinase/phosphomethylpyrimidine kinase codes for the protein MLPLHSHLYVLARRIDPKPSSRRSHILAEYAGGKVKVLSNRFPIGRITPKALTIAGVDSGGGAGIAADLKTFAALGVHGMCAVTSVTAQNTQTVNAIHDLPATMVKAQIEAVIEDIGVDAAKTGMLHTPEIIEAVADEIGKYGFPTVVDPVMVAKSGATLLEPAAVETIKNKLLPLAKVVTPNIPEAEVLSDLKIKSLREAADAAMKISRYGPAAVVIKGGHLQDDVSVDLLYMDGELRKFEADRVNTDTTHGTGCSFSAAITAELAKGKDIPEAVESAKRLITDAVRFGLKIGGGHGPVNPMASIYRDAERFWVIENISEAIERLEADPDFPTLIPESQTNLAMALTFARGFEDIAAIPGRIVNLGGKAHASAPPRFGASRHVAATLLTARKHNPSVRAAMNIKFSEEILKICEKLGLSTSFYDRAREPPEIKLVEGRSTSWGTEEAIKAAGKVPDIIYHRGDWGKEPMATILAGTAVEAAKIALNLAAEYAKAISKKS